The genomic DNA TTGTCAGCGTGGTCATCGGCGAGGGTGGCTCTGGCGGCGCGCTCGGAATCGCTGTTGCCGATCGAGTCGCGATGTTGCAGTTCGCGTGGTACTCGGTGATCTCGCCCGAAGGGTGTGCGGCGATTCTCTGGAAACAAGCGAATGAGCAGACGAACGCGCAGGCCGCTCGCGCACTGAAGCTCACCGCCTCGGATAACATTGAGCTTGGCATCGTGGATGATGTCATTGAAGAGCCGTTGGGTGCGGCACACAGAGCGCCTGCTGATGCCGCGGCGAACCTAGAGAAGTGGATTACATCCACCCTGCTTGATCTCAAGGATGTTGATCGGGACGTACTGGTGGATCGCCGGTACCAGCGATTCCGGCGGCTCGGCGCGTATGTGGACAAGTCAGGGCAGCTCGACGCCACTGGCCCCGAACAGGAACTGCCTAAATAGGTGTGTGTTCGCGAGGAGGCCTCCTAGCTGCTCAGGAGATCACAGAGGCCTCTCTTTGACAGCGATCGAGTTTCTGGCTACCGTTCGGGCCCTTTGGAGGCCGCGTGCGCAGGTCTCTCGCAGCTTGACGAGTCGTTCACGGAGGGGAGCAGCCGGTGGCGAAGAAGTCCTCACCCCCGAAAAAGTCCGTAGCGAAGGCCGCTCCGAAGGCCAAGAAGCCACCTGCAAAGAAGGCGAAGGCCCCTCCGGCGAAGTCCGCTCCGCCAGCCAAGGCAGCTCCGAAGGCCTCGGCCAAAGCCGCTCCCGCAAAGTCGGCAACGTCGAAAGCTGTACCCGCAAAGAGTGCCGCTGCGAAGCCTGCGGCAAAGCCCTCAGCAAAGGCCGCTGCAAAGGTGGCTCCTCCGACGGCGAAAGCACCAGTCGCGGGGGGGGGGGCTGCTCCCGGACGGAAGGGCATCACAATCGTCACTCCTAAGCCCCAGAAGCGTCCTTCGAGTGCCAAGTCGGTCTCCAAGTACCCATCTCTCGGGGGGAGTCTGCTCGGTCCCGGATCTCCGGCCCGAAAGCCGCTCATTCCCTCCGGACCCACTCAGGCGAAGCAGGTCTCTTTGGGCGATGGTGCCGATCTCACCGGCAAGAAGAGCCCGTTCAACAAGAAAGAACTCGCTCGGTTCCGTGCGCTCCTGATGCAGAAGCGGGGTGAACTGATCGGTGATGTCAAGAACATGGAGCAGGAAGCGCTCCGTGGCAACGCCGGGTCTCTTTCGAACCTTCCCCAGCACATGGCAGATCAGGGTTCAGACGCGTATGACCAGGCACTCGCGCTTGATCTTGCCGCGGTTGATCGGCGTCTGATCAAAGAGATCGACGACGCAATCATGCGGATCGATAATGGCACGTACGGGCTTTGCGAGCTCACCGGCAAGCCGATCCGTCTGGAGCGGCTCGATGAGATTCCGTGGGCGCGGCACTCGATCGAGGCGGCTCGCGAGATCGAGCGGCGTACGGGCAGATCGTGAATCGTTCGTCTGCACAGCATCAAACGGATCACGAAGCGTCGCCTGCCGCGTGGCGCTCGCGAGCCGCATGGCTTGTGCTGCTCCTGGTCACCGTGCTCGGTCTTGTCATCGATCTCGCGTCGAAGTCGCTTGCATTTCAGCATCTAGGGCCTGCTCCCGTGCTGATAGAGCGGGACCACGTCATTCAGACGCGGGACCTTGGCTCGTTGATCCCGCCGGGCTCGCGTCGTGAGGTGATCCCCGGCCTCTTTGATCTGACTCTCGTTCTGAATCCTGGCGCGGTCTTCGGCATGGGCGCAGGCAAAAGAATGTACTTCATTCTCTTCACCATCGGCGCGGTCGCCTTCGCTTTATGGATGTTCGCGACATGGACGACCGTCAGAGATCGCGCTTCACATGTCGCGATCGGGCTGATCTTGGCAGGTGGGCTTGGCAATCTCTACGACAGACTCGTCTACGCCTGCGTGAGGGACTTTTTGCACCCGCTGCCCAGCGTCATGCTCCCCTTCGGATGGTCATGGCCGTGGGGGGGACGAGAAGTATGGCCGTACGTTTCGAATATAGCGGATCTATGGCTCTTGGTGGGGATCGCAATCCTGATGGTCCAGATGCTTCGAGCGGGGCCGCATGAGGCGGCATCGCAAGGACACCCGCACTCACCCGCCAAACACTGAGGCGTCGGCATTTGCCTGCGTTGTGAGCCACTCATCCGCGATCCGCACGATCTGTTCATGGAGCTTGAGGGCGTTCGTCGACGCCTCCCCGGTCGTAAGATCGTTACAGAGAACCGCGAACGCGACGGTGCGGCCCGTCTGCCCGTGGACAAGGTAACCTGAGAGGCACCTGACCCCATCGATCGCTCCGCTCTTCGCATAGAGGGCGTTCGCTGGGCGATACTCGCGGAATCTGCGGCTGAGGGTGCCAGTGCCGGCCGTTGCCAGC from Phycisphaeraceae bacterium includes the following:
- a CDS encoding TraR/DksA family transcriptional regulator encodes the protein MAKKSSPPKKSVAKAAPKAKKPPAKKAKAPPAKSAPPAKAAPKASAKAAPAKSATSKAVPAKSAAAKPAAKPSAKAAAKVAPPTAKAPVAGGGAAPGRKGITIVTPKPQKRPSSAKSVSKYPSLGGSLLGPGSPARKPLIPSGPTQAKQVSLGDGADLTGKKSPFNKKELARFRALLMQKRGELIGDVKNMEQEALRGNAGSLSNLPQHMADQGSDAYDQALALDLAAVDRRLIKEIDDAIMRIDNGTYGLCELTGKPIRLERLDEIPWARHSIEAAREIERRTGRS
- a CDS encoding signal peptidase II; amino-acid sequence: MNRSSAQHQTDHEASPAAWRSRAAWLVLLLVTVLGLVIDLASKSLAFQHLGPAPVLIERDHVIQTRDLGSLIPPGSRREVIPGLFDLTLVLNPGAVFGMGAGKRMYFILFTIGAVAFALWMFATWTTVRDRASHVAIGLILAGGLGNLYDRLVYACVRDFLHPLPSVMLPFGWSWPWGGREVWPYVSNIADLWLLVGIAILMVQMLRAGPHEAASQGHPHSPAKH